In the Helianthus annuus cultivar XRQ/B chromosome 11, HanXRQr2.0-SUNRISE, whole genome shotgun sequence genome, one interval contains:
- the LOC110888016 gene encoding uncharacterized protein LOC110888016: MADELPLWFPPMSSDDSSDSSILFFQNLIEEAELQDTGTSNRRRYIERQREEGHETLMADYFVEDPKYNEDIFRHRFRMSKRLFLKIVSDVEENDPWFVEAPDARGRKGFTPLQKVTSAIKQLATGNTPDENDEYLHMAERTSRECLEYFCDTVCKIYGPEFLQYRGQYMRGDHRYPTVMLEAVASQDLWFWHAFAGPPGSQNDINVLQQSPLFLTDRNGTAPKCPFYVNNHLYKRGYLLVDGIYPSWSVFVKSIPYPHEVNEKKFKRQHEAA; encoded by the exons ATGGCGGATGAACTCCCGTTATGGTTCCCACCCATGAGTAGCGACGATTCATCCGATAGTAGCattcttttttttcaaaatctcatcgaaGAAGCCGAACTTCAAGATACCGGCACGTCTAACCGAAGGAGATATATTGAACGTCAACGTGAGGAGGggcatgagacactcatggcgGATTATTTTGTCGAAGACCCGAAGTACAACGAAGATATCTTTCGGCATAGGTTCCGTATGTCGAAacgtttgtttctaaaaattgtGTCCGATGTGGAAGAGAACGACCCGTGGTTTGTAGAGGCCCCCGATGCGCGAGGTAGGAAGGGCTTTACGCCCTTGCAAAAGGTGACATCGGCTATTAAACAGCTCGCAACTGGAAACACTCCAGACGAGAACGACGAGTACTTGCATATGGCCGAAAGAACTTCCCGCGAGTGCCTAGAATATTTTTGTGACACGGTTTGCAAAATATATGGTCCAGAGTTCTTAC AGTATCGAGGCCAATATATGCGAGGAGATCATAGATACCCGACTGTTATGCTCGAAGCGGTTGCTTCTCAAGACTTATGGTTTTGGCATGCTTTTGCCGGTCCACCCGGTTCTCAAAACGATATCAATGTTCTACAACAGTCTCCGTTATTTTTAACGGACCGAAATGGAACCGCGCCAAAATGTCCATTTTACGTTAACAACCATTTATACAAACGTGGTTATTTGCTCGTGGATGGAATCTACCCTtcgtggtccgtgtttgtgaagtcgatCCCTTACCCTCACGAAGTAAACGAAAAGAAATTCAAGAGGCAACATGAGGCGGCATGA
- the LOC110888015 gene encoding extensin-like, translating to MHSIPSKSFHPSPLFFFLFHSLLTLYCQHHNQLSLPPPTTTVIRLHHPPLPPPTTADIRHRRCRHPPPSLAPPTPSPPSTIAVVTSDYRYHPPSIIAAATSDHRHRRHLRSPPPSPPTSSIAINHHYPPLPPATTVATATTSDHRRHPPSPSPTTTITVTTRRGLHSLPSPPTIVAHH from the coding sequence atgcattccattccctcaaaatcatttcaTCCTTCCCCGCTCTTTTTTTTTCTATTTCATTCCCTCCTCACCCTTTATTGTCAACACCACAACCAACTATCgttgccaccacccaccaccactgtcaTCCGCCTCCATCACCCACCTTTGCCGCCACCTACCACCGCCGACATCCGCCACCGTCGTTGCCGCCACCCACCTCCATCCCTGGCACCGCCAACGCCGTCGCCGCCATCCACCATCGCCGTTGTCACCTCCGATTACCGCTACCACCCACCTTCGATTATCGCCGCtgccacctccgatcaccgcCACCGTCGCCACCTCCGATCACCGCCACCGTCGCCACCCACCTCCTCCATCGCTATCAACCACCACTACCCACCGCTACCACCTGCCACCACCGTCGCCACCGCTACCACTTCTGACCACCGTCGCCACCCACCTTCGccgtcacccaccaccaccatcactgtCACCACTCGTCGCGGTCTGCACTCGCTGCCGTCTCCACCCACCATCGTCGCCCATCATTGA